The sequence TCGCAAAGAACGCTGAAAAATCGCGTTACAGCGCGATCGCGAACCTCTACAAAGCCGCCGCGCGCGCCGAACAGATCCATGCGGAGATGGCTGCGACACTTCTTCGGAGCAAAGGCATTCCAGTTTCTCCGTACGTTGCGGATTCGATCACGGTCGGCACCGTGATGCAGACGCTTCGTCTTGCCCTCAGCGACGAATCTCTCGAAACAGAATCAATGTATCCCAGCCTCGCGCGAACGGCGGATGCTGAAAAATTCCCGGAAGCAGCAGAGTCATTCCGGCGCGCACTCCTCGCCGACAAACAGCACGGAGCCCTTTTTAAGTATGCAGCCGACCGGAGCGGATATATCGATCGGATTCAGTACTATGTTTGCCCCTGTTGCGGTTACATCATAACATCGGACACAACGAAAGAATGTCCGGACTGTCATGAGAAAAGGGAGAAGTTCGAAAAAATTTAAGACGGCAAGAGGGCGATGACTTTCCATCGCCCGATGGGGATGGCGGTATCCTTTCCACGGTCGATGCTTCATTGTTTGACAAACAGATCGTTTGTCTCCTACTGAAAGCACATTCCTATGGTCATCATTCAACGTAAAGATTTCGACTCTTTCATCGACGCTCTCGTAGAGCGGAACTATGACGTAGTAGGGCCGCGGGTGAGCGACGGAGCGATCGTGGTCGGCGAGATCCGTTCCGCCGCCGAGCTTCCTGAAGGCTGGACAGACCTCCGGGAGAACTCACGGTATCGGTTAGCGCATCAGGCCGACAAAGCGCTGTTCGGCTATACCGTCGGTCCGCAGTCGTGGAAGAAATTTCTTTTTCCTCCCGCCACAAAGGTCCTGACGGCAGTAAGAAAAGGAAAAGCGCTTGAAATGAACCCGGACGAAACGAAGGAAGTTGCACCGCGCTATGCCTTTCTGGGCGTGCGGCCGTGCGAATTGAGCGCCATCATGATCCAGGACAAAGTGTTTTTGAATCAACAGTTTGCCGACCCGGCTTACAGCGTCCGTCGCAAAAATGTTTTCATTGTGGCGGTCAATTGTACGAAAGGCGCCGGAACCTGTTTTTGCGTTTCGATGAACACCGGTCCGGCCGCAACCGGCGGATACGACGTTGTGCTCACGGAAGTTGTCGCGGAGGGAGTACATTATTTTGCAGCAGATGCCGGGAGTGAAAAAGGGAGCGAACTCCTCAAGCAGATTCCCCAGAAAAAGGCTGACGCTCATGAGGTCCACACCGTTGAAACTTTGCTCTCGGCCGCGCAGGAAACCATGGGCCGGACGATGAATACCGAGGGGTTGAAAGAACTCCTCGCCGACAATCTTGAGAGCGCTCATTGGGATGACGTTGCGCGCCGCTGTCTGATGTGCGCGAACTGCACTATGGTATGCCCGACCTGCTTCTGCTCGGCGATCGATGATGTCACGGACCTCAGCGGAGAACGGGCCGAACGGTGGAGACGGTGGGATTCCTGCTTCACGATGGATTTCGCAAAAGTGACCGGCGGAAACTTTCGGTTCTCCCCGAAAGCGCGATATCGCCAATGGATTACTCACAAACTCTCTTCATGGGTTGACCAGTTTGGAACATTGGGGTGTGTCGGATGCGGACGCTGTATCACATGGTGTCCGGTCGGCATTGATATCACCGCCGAGGTACAGGCGATCCGAAACAACGGCGTCAAAAGTGACACATAGGCTCTTGCAGGAGGAAGATATGCAAAAAGAAAATCTCGGTGAGGTGCTCAGGAAACATCCCTTCGTGGGAAACCTTGGCGAAAAATATCTCCAGACGCTGGTCGGATGCGCAAAGAACGTGCACTATAAGGAAGGGGAGTATCTTTGCCATGAGGGGGAGGCAGCGGATTGGTTTTTCTTGATTCGGAGCGGGAGAATTGCGCTTGAAATTCATGCCGGACATAAAGGAAAGAGAAGGGTTCAGACAATCGGCCCCGGCGAAGTTCTCGGTTGGTCATGGCTGATCTCCCCTTACCGCTGGCATTTCGACGGCTGCGCGGTTGCCGAGGTCGGAGCGCTCGCGCTCGACGGGAAATGTCTCCGTACCAAATGCGACAAGGACCATGATTTTGGTTATGAGATGCTCAAGCGTCTCTCCGATGTTTTCCAAAGCCGTATGGAGGCAACGCGCCTTCAATTGCTCGACGTCTACGGCTCACGCTAAGGAGGAGTCCAATGAGTCAACCCTATAGTGCTGAAGTCGACGTCCTAGCCGACCCCATGCTTCCGGAACTCCAGATCATTCGGAGAATTGTCTGGGAAACAGACGATACATTTACTCTTCAGCTCGAGAATCTGAATCACGGCGCCAGGAAGTTCTTGTTCTTGCCCGGACAGTTCAATATGCTGTACGTTTTCGGAATTGGCGAGTCAGCGATCTCCATCAGCTCGGATCCGTCCAAAACGAATATGCTGTCCCACACGATCCACCGCGTTGGAACGGTGACGAACGCGCTCGCTTCGATGAAGCGAGGCGATATCATCGGATTGCGCGGACCGTTCGGCAGCAATTGGCCGATTGAAACTGCCAACGGCCTGGACGTCTGCATTGTAGCGGGGGGAATAGGGCTCGCGCCGCTTCGCCCCGTCCTGTATTCGCTTTTTCGAAGGCGACGAGATTATGGCAGAGTGCTGCTCTTATATGGCGCACGGAGTCCCCTCGACCTGCTCTACAGGGTCGAACTTGAACAATGGAGCAAACAGTACGACGTTGAGGTGCTGGTGACGGTCGACAGGAGCGATTCCACATGGAAGGGATACATCGGCGTTGTGCCGAACCTTTTCTCGTACATCAAGCTTGATGCGCGCGCGACGTTGGCAATGGTCTGCGGCCCGGAAGTGATGATGGAATACACCATCGCCGAGATCCTGCGCCGAGGGGTTCCCCCAGAGCAAATTTATCTATCGATGGAACGCAATATGAAATGTGCCGTCGGTTTCTGCGGTCATTGCCAGTACGGGCCAAAATTCATCTGCAAGGACGGTCCGGTCTTCGGGCTCCCCCAGATCAGCGGATTCTTCGGCAAAAAGGAGATCTAAGATGAATCCCCGCAAACCCAAAGTCGCGGTCTATAAATTTGCTTCGTGCGATGGATGTCAGCTTTCGCTCCTGGATGCGGAGGAGGAGCTCCTGGCCGTCGCCGGTGCGATCGATATTTCGTATTTCCCCGAAGCGAGCCGAAAGATGGTGCGCGGTCCGTACGACATCGGCGTTGTGGAAGGGAGCATAACGACGCCGCACGACGTTGAGCGCATCCGTGCGGTCAGAAAGGAATGCCGTACGCTTATCACAATAGGCGCGTGTGCAACCGCGGGGGGGATTCAGGCACTCCGCAACTGGAAAGATGTCAAAGAGTTCACGCGTATCGTGTACGCGAACCCGGAGTACATCTCCACGCTCGACCGTTCTCTCCCGGTCGGTTCCTTTGTCCATGTCGATTTCGAGCTGCGCGGATGTCCGATCAACAAGTTTCAGTTGATCGAAGTGGTGGTCGCTTTTCTTCATAAGCGGAAACCGAACGTTCCCACCCACAGCGTGTGCGTCGAGTGTAAACTGAAAGGAAATGTGTGCGTGATGGTTGCCGAGGGAACGCCGTGTCTCGGGTCCGTGACGCAGGTAGGCTGCGGTGCGTTGTGCCCGTCGTACCATCGCGGGTGCTACGGATGCTTTGGCCCAATGGACAGTGCAAATACACAGTCCCTCAGCAGGCATTTCATTGAATCGGGTTCGACGGACGTGGACATCAAGCTTGCATTCCGAAGCTTCAACGCGTATGCGGAAGCTTTCCGAAGGGAGAGTGACGCTCATGAATGATAAAACGATCAAGGTCGATTATCTTGCCCGGGTCGAAGGTGAAGGTTCAGTATTTGTGAAAATCAAGAACAACGAAGTTGCGGATGT comes from Bacteroidota bacterium and encodes:
- a CDS encoding rubrerythrin family protein; the protein is MKINRSFLRRIRTSLFSSTLTVLTLTAAFPLLLTDCKKNDAKGQKPEITIQNLQTAYSRESRISREYALFAKNAEKSRYSAIANLYKAAARAEQIHAEMAATLLRSKGIPVSPYVADSITVGTVMQTLRLALSDESLETESMYPSLARTADAEKFPEAAESFRRALLADKQHGALFKYAADRSGYIDRIQYYVCPCCGYIITSDTTKECPDCHEKREKFEKI
- a CDS encoding 4Fe-4S dicluster domain-containing protein — protein: MVIIQRKDFDSFIDALVERNYDVVGPRVSDGAIVVGEIRSAAELPEGWTDLRENSRYRLAHQADKALFGYTVGPQSWKKFLFPPATKVLTAVRKGKALEMNPDETKEVAPRYAFLGVRPCELSAIMIQDKVFLNQQFADPAYSVRRKNVFIVAVNCTKGAGTCFCVSMNTGPAATGGYDVVLTEVVAEGVHYFAADAGSEKGSELLKQIPQKKADAHEVHTVETLLSAAQETMGRTMNTEGLKELLADNLESAHWDDVARRCLMCANCTMVCPTCFCSAIDDVTDLSGERAERWRRWDSCFTMDFAKVTGGNFRFSPKARYRQWITHKLSSWVDQFGTLGCVGCGRCITWCPVGIDITAEVQAIRNNGVKSDT
- a CDS encoding cyclic nucleotide-binding domain-containing protein, with product MQKENLGEVLRKHPFVGNLGEKYLQTLVGCAKNVHYKEGEYLCHEGEAADWFFLIRSGRIALEIHAGHKGKRRVQTIGPGEVLGWSWLISPYRWHFDGCAVAEVGALALDGKCLRTKCDKDHDFGYEMLKRLSDVFQSRMEATRLQLLDVYGSR
- a CDS encoding FAD/NAD(P)-binding protein — protein: MSQPYSAEVDVLADPMLPELQIIRRIVWETDDTFTLQLENLNHGARKFLFLPGQFNMLYVFGIGESAISISSDPSKTNMLSHTIHRVGTVTNALASMKRGDIIGLRGPFGSNWPIETANGLDVCIVAGGIGLAPLRPVLYSLFRRRRDYGRVLLLYGARSPLDLLYRVELEQWSKQYDVEVLVTVDRSDSTWKGYIGVVPNLFSYIKLDARATLAMVCGPEVMMEYTIAEILRRGVPPEQIYLSMERNMKCAVGFCGHCQYGPKFICKDGPVFGLPQISGFFGKKEI
- a CDS encoding oxidoreductase — translated: MNPRKPKVAVYKFASCDGCQLSLLDAEEELLAVAGAIDISYFPEASRKMVRGPYDIGVVEGSITTPHDVERIRAVRKECRTLITIGACATAGGIQALRNWKDVKEFTRIVYANPEYISTLDRSLPVGSFVHVDFELRGCPINKFQLIEVVVAFLHKRKPNVPTHSVCVECKLKGNVCVMVAEGTPCLGSVTQVGCGALCPSYHRGCYGCFGPMDSANTQSLSRHFIESGSTDVDIKLAFRSFNAYAEAFRRESDAHE